The sequence TCGTGTTGTAGGCGATCGTCGAGTCGCCGGAGGCGTGGCCGTCGCCGATCTGGGTGCCGATCCCCTCCGGCGTGTCGTGGTCCGGGTTCGTGTACGCGATCGTCATCGTCTTCGAGTCCCGGATGGTCGCGTTCTCGATCGTGTAGTCGGGCTGGAGCACGTCGCGGACCGTCCCCGACCCGCTCGCCATCTCGATGCGGTACTCGTCCTCCAGCAGGACGGCCTGGTCGCGGAAGTCGCTCGTCATCGTCTCGTTGGTGTACCCCGGCGCGTAGAGGTGCACGTCGAACGACTCGCCGGCCATCCCGCTGAAGTCGAACTGCCCGGTCAGGAACCCGTAGGGGATCGTCCCCCTGTCGTCCTCCTGGAGGTTGATGTTGCCCTCGGTCTCGATCGACGCGGTCTGGTTGTCCCGCGTCTCGTTGTCGGGGACCATGACCATCTCGGCGCTCGACCCCGTCATCAGCGTCGTGTTCGCGGTGACGCCCTGGTTGAAGGAGTTGGCCGGGGCGTAGCTGTCGTTCATCGTCGCGCCGCCCTGGACCATCTCGAAGGAGACCGTCTCGGTCTGGCCCTCGATCTCGAAGGTGGCCTCGTACTCCTCGCCGGGCTCGAAGCTGGCGTTCTCGCCGCCGGCGTCGAGTTTCGCGCGGTTGGGGTCGACCCAGACGTAGAGGCCGGTGTCGGGCTCGTCGCCCCGGGTGATGTCACCCTCGACCTCCTCGGTGTCGGCGAAGACCATCACCGGCGGGATGTCGGCCTCGGTCGGCTGGCTGAGCTCCGGCTCGGCGTAGTCCTTCTGGTTCGCCGCGATGTCGAGGGACTTCTCGCCGCCGACCTGCTCGACGGTCAGGTCCCAGCTGTCGTTGTTGACGAACGCCTCGGTGACCAGCCCCTTGTCGCCGCCCGAGGCGGGCGGGTCCAGGGCTTCGAGCCCGTCTGTCTCGACGTGGAGCGCGAGCATGTCCCACTTGCCGTTGGGGTTGCGCACGGTCGAGTTGTCGACGATGAGCTCGCGGTCGCCCTCGGCGTTGGTGAACATCTCGATGCCCTCCGACTCGTTGCCGTCGTACTCGTTCGGCGGGACCGGGTACGGCCCGTTGGCCTCACCCGGGTCCCGGAACCACGAGATCGTCAGCGCCTTCGCGCTCCCGTTGTCCAGCGTCGCGGCCGCGCGGACCTCCGAGTCCACGGCCCCCGACGCGTCGGCTGTACCCTGTGCGCCCGCGACGGCTGCGGTCCCTGCGATCACCGACAGGACCATCACGGTCGCGAGAAAGACGGCTGTGAACGTCGTATGTCGTGCTGTCATGTCTGAACCACTGTGGATCTACGTGCGCATCGTTGACGCACCACCATAAATATCTTCGTGATCTTTCGGCCGGGTCATGGCCGGTCGCTGGCAGGAATCCGGCCGGGTCGACGACCGCGAGGCGAGTCGACGACTACTGGCCAGTCACTCGAAGACGCCGTCGAGGAAGGGGAACTCCTCGCCGATGGCGAGCCGCTCGTTCCGGCGGCCGGACTCGTAGGCGGCCATCGTGACGACGACGGCCTTCAGCCCGTCGAGCGCCGTCGCGGGCGGCGCCTCGCCGGTCTCGACGGCGTCGAGGAACGCCCGGCCCTTGCTCAGCCGGCGGTCGTAGCCTGAGTAGGGGTCGTGTTCCGTGCCGTCGGCGTCGATGGTCGTGCCCGTCCGGTCGTCCCACTCCCGGCCTTCGAGGTAGACGGCGCCCTCCTCGTCCCAGATGTGGACGTGCTCGCGCGTCCGGGCGACGACGCCCGTGTCCGAGACGTTCGCCATCGCGCCCTCTTCGAACTCGATGATCGTCGAGGACTGTTTGTCGAATATCTGGTCGTCGTCATGGAAGTCGACGTAGGCGTTGACGTGCGTGGGCGTCAGGCCCGTCGTCCAGAGGATGGCGTCGACGACGTGCGTGCCGACGTTGAGGAGGTGACCGCCGCCGGAAAGCTCGGGGTCCATCCGCCAGTCCTCCATGGTCTCGTAGTAGGACTGCCAGTCGTGGGTGATCTCGCCGGTGATGAACCGGGGTTCGCGGTCGCCCAGCGCCCACCGCTCGCGCGCGAGGTCGTAGGCCGGGTTGAAGTGCCGCTGGTAGCCGACCATGAACGTGCGGTCGCTCGCTTCCGCCCGCGACCAGAGGTCGTAGGCGTCCTCGACGCTCGTGGCCAGCGGCTTCTCGCAGAGCACGTGCAGGTCGCGGTCGAGCGCCGCGGTGGCCTGGCGATAGTGCAGGCCGTTCGGCGTGGCGATCCCGACCGCGTCGAGCGGTTCCTCGTCGAGCATCGCCCCGTAGTCGAGGTACTGCGACGAGGCCGGGACGGACAGCTCCGCGCCGGCCTCCGCCAGGCTGTCCTCGTCCACGTCCGCGAGCGCGACCAGTTCGCTCCCGTCCAGTTCCTCGAACTGCCGCCCGAGCCTGATGCCGAGACTCCCGACGCCCGCGAGTCCCACGGATAGCGTCTCCGATCGGTCGTCCATAACGGGTCGCAGTTGACCGGATCCGCCATTAACTGTTTCCCCTCGCCGACGCGGAGTACCGGGAACCCGGTCCGTGGCCGGCCCTCGCCCGGTTCACCATCCCCCAGGGGCGAACGGACAGAGACGTAGATCGCCGAGTTCGAACACCGATATCCAGCCATACGACCGTTCTCCAGCGATATGTGTCTGGATTCTCCCCTCCCGAACGCAGTCTCGCTCGCCGTGAGGCCCGCCTGGTTGCGCTCCCGGGAGACAGCTGAGATTACAGAGTTATTACTGGAAGGGGGCCGCCGCCGCGCCGTGGTTTGGATTACAGTATTATGGTTGTAATCAGTCCAGTGGATCGAGCATTTTCGCCCCGGTCGTACCTGTCGTCCGGTCGGCGATCGCCGACGGAGCCCGGCGGGAACACCCCTCGACGACCGCGGGATCGACTCCGGCAGTCCGAGACTCGTTCTCACACCGGGAACGGGCCGAGATCGGACGAGCTCTGACGAAACGTCGCGAAATAGCCCGGACACACCCGTATTCCCCGCTCGGCGGATCGCGAGGGACGAACGACCCTGCCGATGGCGCCGGAAGCCGTTCTCCAGGCGGGAACGTGTCCCGGAAGTCGCCCGACAGCCACGTAGATGCGGGGATACCGGAGGTTTCCGCGATCATCGATCGGTCGCGGCTGGCGACGACGCGGGCGACAGGCGGGGCGGATCCGGCACGAGACCGGGGGCAACGGTCCAAAAATATTAAGCATGTGGATTCGAACGGGTTAGGACAGACGCCATGAACCCTGATAGACGAACCTTTATCCGTACGCTGGGGGCCGGCTCGATCGCCGGGCTCGCGGGCTGTTCCGCGCTGTCCGGCGGGGACGAGACGGCGACGCCCGGCGACGACGCGGAGCCGACACCGGACGAGGACGGGACGCCGACGCCGACGGCGGAACCGACGGAGACAGACACCGCGACCGACACGGGCGGCGGTGGTGGGGGCGAGGGACCGACGATCATCACGATGGAGGCCGGCGGGGCGGACATCTGGAACACGACGGACCTGGGGCACATCTACTACGCCGAGGTCAGCGGCGACTTCGACGCGCGAGTGCAGGTGAGCTCGCTGGAGAACACCAACCCCCACGCGAAGGCCGGGCTGATGGCCCGGGCGTCGCTCGATCCCACGTCGCGGAACGTGATGGTCCGCAAGCGCCCCGGGTTCGGGATCTCGCCGCAGTGGCGCCCGGAGGACGGCGCCTCGACGACGAGCACGACCTCCGAACAGGGCGCGCCGCTCAGCCGCATCGAGGGGGGCATCATGGAGAACGCCAACTGGCAGCGGCTCCAGCGCGTCGGCGACACGCTCCGCGCGTTCGGCTCCGAGGACGGCGAGGAGTGGACGCTGATGGTCGAACTCACCGCCGACCAGATCGAGCTGCCCGACACGGTCGTCCTCGGGCTCGCGGCGACGAGCCACGACAACGCCAACGCGACGACCGCGAAGTTCCGTAACCTCTCGGGCGTCGAACCGACGGACAACCAGGACCTGGGCGCCCCCATCGTCTCGGGTAGCGTCTCCGTGGCCCAGGCCGCCGTCGTCTCCGACCTCGGCGCCGACACCGCGCCGACGGAAGCGACGCTTCGGGGGACCCTGGAGAGCATGGGCGGCGCCGACAGCGTCGACGTGCGCTTCGAGTACCGCGAGGCGACCGCCGAGGAGTGGTCCGAGACCGGGTCCACCTCGCTGTCCGGGACCGGCGAGTTCGAGATCGGGGTGTCGGAGCTCACGCCGCGGCGGTACTACCGGTTCCGCGCGATAGCCGCGACCGGCGACAACGAGTTCGGCACCGTCAGTCAGCTGTTCTCGACGCCCAGCGGCTCCGACGGCAGCTCCGAGGAGGGGCCGGCCAGCAGTTCGAACTTCGACCCGTCGGACGGCTTCGCCGACCTGGCCGACTGGGTCGACGACGACACCCCGCTCGTGGTCGTCGACGAACCCACCCGCGAGTCGCTGGCCGCCGCGACGAGCGTCCCCGGGCCGCGCGTCGTCGTCTTCGAGACCAGCGGCACGATCGACCTCGGCGCGGAGAACCTCAACGTCCGCAACGACAAGTGCTGGATCGCCGGCCAGACCGCGCCCTCGCCGGGCGTCACCCTGATCCGCGGCGGGCTCTGGGTCTACGGGGACGACTGCGTCGTCCAGCACCTCCGGGTCCGGCCCGGCACCGCCGGCCAGGACGAGGGCTGGCAGCCCGACGCCATCGAGGTGGCCGACGACACGAGCGGCAACGTCGTCGACCACTGTACGGGCACCTGGGGCGTCGACGAGAACATCAACGTCGGCTACGACACGAGCGACTCGACGATGACCAACTGCCTGATCGCCGAGCCGCTCAACGACGCCACCCACGTCAAGGGCGAGCACGGCTACAACTCCATCATCGGCGACCGCGCGAAGAACGTGACCCTCGCGGGCAACGTCTACGCGCTCGGCACCGACCGCAACCCCCGCCTCAAGCAGGGCACCGAGACGGTCGTCGTCAACAACTTCGTCCACCACTACAGCGACGGCATGTGGGCCGACCCCGAGACGAACCACAGCATCGTCGGCAACGTCTTCGAGGACCCCCAGACCGAGCAGCCCAACGTCTTCGGCGAGGGCAGCGTCTACGCCGAGGACAACGTCCAGCGCGACGACGCCGACGTGCCGATGATCGGCGAGGGCATCTCGCAGCTGGACTCCGAACCGCTGTGGCCGGAGGCGCTCGAAGCCGTCTCCTCCTCGGAGGTGCGCTCGCACAACCTCGACAACGCCGGCGCCCGGCCGGCCGACCGCACCGAGACCGACCAGCGGATCGTCGAGGCCGTCCGCAACGGCGAGGGCGGCGTCATCGACCACCAGGACGACGTGGGCGGCTACCCCGAGCTCGAGGAGAACACCCGCTCGCTCGACGCCCCGACGACCGGCCTGAAGGCCTGGCTGCGCGAGCAGGCCGTCGCCGTCGAGCCCTAACGCTCCGTCCGTCTCTCTCCGCCCGGTTCCTCTGCCTTTCTCCCCCGTATCAGCGCCATAGCCACCGCTCACCGTGGAGCGGGCCGAAAAAGGGCGACAGTTCAGACCCAGTCGCCGTCGGGCCGTTCGACGCCCTCGGCCAGGTCGCCGTGGTTGCCCGCGAGGGAGAGTCGGCCGGCGTCGTCGCCGCGGACTCGCAGGAACGGTCCCTCGCCGGCCCACTCGCAGCCGCTCACGAGCGTCTCGTCCACGTCGCGGAGTTCGACGACGGGCGTCTCCTGGTCGGGGTCGACGTGGAGGCCGTCGATGGAGACGCGCCCGGTCTCCTCGAAGGCGAGCGCCGGCGCCTCGGCCGTCCGGATCCGGACGTTCGAGAAGGAGATGTCCTCGATGGACTTGCAGAACAGGCCGTGGCGCTGGTCGAAGCCGTCGGCCATCGCCGGCGAGAGGTCCGTCGAGTCCAGCGGGCGAGTCGCGTCGATCTCGACGTTCGAGAAGGAGACGTTCTCGAAGCGCTGCTCGGGGAGGCCGGCGAAGAAGCCCGCCGTCTCGACGTTCCGGGCGGTGATGTTCGAGTAGGCGACGTTGCGGACCATCGGCGTCGACTCGTCGACGGGGATCGGGTCGCTGTCGATGTCCATGAAGTAGTAGCCGTTGATGGTAAAGGGGCAGGCGACCCGCCGCATGACGATGGTGTCGAAGCGCAGGTCCTCGACGACGCCGCCCCGGCCGCGCTGGGTCTTGATGCGGATGCCGCGGTCGGTGTCGGTGAACGTGCAGTTGCTGACGGTCACGTCGCGCACGTCGCCGGACATCTCCGAGCCGATGACGACGCCGCCGTGGCCCGCCTCGACCGTGCAGTTCGTCACGGTGATCTGTGAGGCGGGCCGACCCACTTCTCGGCCCTCCTCGTCCTTGCCTGACTTGATGCAGATGGCGTCGTCGCCGGCGTTGAGGTAGCAGTCGCTGACCCGGACGTACCGCGAGGAGTCGATGTCCATCCCGTCGCCGTTCGGGGCATCGTGGGGATTCTCGATGTTCACGTCGTGGAACGTGACGTTGTCCGAGTAGACGACGTGGGTGTTCCAGAACGGCGAGTTCCGGAGCGTGACCCCCGAGACGGAGACGTTCTTCGAGCGGTCGATCTGGAACAGGGGCGGCCGGAGCGTGAAGCTGCTCACGTCGTCGGCCTTGTCGTTGGCCGCGTGGAACTCGTCGAGACGGGCCGCGAGCGACTCCGGCAGCTCGTCGTCGTCGACGCCGTAGAACTGCCACCAGTAGTCGCCCTGGCCGTCGACGGTGCCGCGGCCGGTGATCTCGACGTTCTCGGCCGCCTCGACGAGCAGACAGGGGTGAAAGCCGGTCTGTTCCCACCCCTCCCAGCGGCCCTCCCGGGCGGGGAACGCCTCGTGGTCGCGGACGAACCGCAGCGTCGCGCCCGCCTGCAGTTCGAGGGTCGTGTCGCCCCCGACGGTCAGCGGTCCGGTCAGGTACTCGCCGGGCGGGACGACGACGGTCCCGCCCGCGTCGGCGCAGTCGTCGAGCGCGGACTGCAGGGCGGCCGTGTCCCGCTCGTCGCCGGTGCCGGACGCACCGAAGTCTCTCACGTCGCGTGTCCCGTCGCTGTCTGTCATACTCTCACGATCACCGAGGCCAGCTATAAATCTTCCCTCACTCTCCGGCGGACGCGAGCCGCTCCCCGGGGTCCCAGTCGCCGAAGACGGTCGCGAGCGTGTACTCGTCGGCTTCGCTCCCGGACAGCTGGTGGGACCACGCGACCCGGTCGTCCGGCCGGTACCCCGGCCCGTCGTTGCCGTACTCGGCGTAGAACGCCGTCTCCTCCTTGTCGGGGTCGTCCCAGTTGTGCCAGCCGGCGGGTTCGACGTGGGGGCCGAGATACGAGTGCAGGAAGACCGTCCGGGCGTGAGGGCGCCACGGGCGGCCGAGGTAGAACGACTCGGCGTCGTCGTCGCCGCACACGTCGCAGTCGCGGAAGACGAGGCCGAAGTCGTCGGCGGCGGGCGTCGAGGCGGCGGTGACGTAGCCGCTCTCGCCCTTGCAGACGACCTCGCAGCCGTCGAAGACGGCCGTCGCCCAGCCGAAGACGAAGTCGACCGTCCCCTCGACGTAGCAGTCGCGGTAGTACTGCCGGCTGTCTTCGCCGTGGACGTAGAGCGTGTCCTGATTGCCGAGGAACCGACAGTTCTCGAAGACGGCGCGGTCGCCGTCGACGCGGGTCGCGACCGCCTGCCCGACCCGTCCCGCGCTGTTCTCGAACGCGAGGTCGCGGGCGGTGAAGTCGTCGCCGAACAGGAAACAGCTCGACGACTCGGTCGTCCCCATCGGCTCGCCGAACCGGTTCTCCTTGCCGTTGTAGTCGTCGTGCGTGAGGACCGTCTCCTCGGGGCCCTCGCCGACGAGCGTCACGTTCGTCTTCGAGGTCGGGACGACGAGTTTCTCCTCGTAGCGCCCCGCCCGGACGAGTATCCGCGTCTCGGCGTCCCGGAAGTCCGGGACGGCGTCGACCGCGGCCTGTACCGTCTCGAACGTCCCGTTCCCGTCGCTGGCGACGACGAAGTCGTAGTCGTGGTCGGGCATGACGTACCCGCTCAGACGGTCGCCACGCCAAAGTAGTTGCGCAGGTCAGCGCTCGCCGACGCTCCCGTCGGCGCGGCGGCCGAGCGGGCGGGAAAAGGACAGGTCCCGGCCGTCGAACTCGGCCACGGTCGCCTCGTCGATCTCGACGCCCAGGCCCGGACCCTCCGGCACGTCGATGAACCCCTCCCGTACGTCGAAGATCCCGGGGTTGTCGACGTAGCGGAAGGCGCCGTCGGTCGAGTGGAGGATCTGCTCCTGGACCAGGGCGTTGGGGACGGCGGCGTCGACCTGGAGCGAGGCGGCCGTACAGACCGGCCCCATCGGGCAGTGGGGCGCGACGGACACGTCGTAGGTCTCGGCCATGTCGGCGATCTTCTTCGTCTCGGTGATGCCGCCGGCGTTGGACACGTCGGGCTGGACAACGTCGACGGCGTCGGCCTCCAGCAGCGGCCGGAAGTCCGAGCGGGTGTAGAGGCGCTCGCCGGTCGCGATGGGCAGCCGCGTCGACTCGGCGATCCGGGGCAGGGCGTGGTCGTGGTCGGGCGTGACGGGCTCCTCGACGAACATCGGGTCGTGGGGCTCCAGCGCCGCGGCGAGCTGGCGCGCCATCGCCTTCGACGCGCGGCCGTGGAAGTCCACGGCGACATCCACGTCGGGGCCCACGGCCTCGCGCACGGCGCCCACGATGTCGGCGGCGGCCTCGACGCTGGCCGGCGTGTCGATGGGTTCGAGCCCGCCCGTGGGGACGAGCTTCAGCGCCCGGAACCCGGCGGCGACCTCCCGTTCGGCCGCCCGAGCGGCGGCCGCCGCGGGGTCCTCGACGTCGTCGCGGTGGGCCCGAACGTGCTGATAGGCGCGGACGCGCTCCCGGGCCGGGCCGCCGAGGAGTTCGTACACCGGCGCGCCGAACTCCTTGCCCTTGAGGTCCCACAGCGCCTGGTCGATACCGGCGATGGCGCTCATGTGGATCGGCCCGCCGCGGTAGAAGCTGCTCCGGTACATCGCCTGCCAGCGGTCCTCGATGGGGGCCGGGTCCGCCCCGAGGACGTACTTCTCCATCATCTGGTCGACCGCGGCCGGCGTCGCGGAGGGCGCCGTCCCCTCGTAGTGCCACTTGGTGTACGGTTCGCCCCAGCCGACGCGCCCGTCCCTCGTCTCCAGTTTCAACAGTTGCCAGCGCGGCGGCACCTCGTAGAGTTGGTAGTCGGTGATCCGCATCGTCCCCCTCTCCACGGCACAGACCCATGAATCTATGTCACGGTTCCGCGGCTCCGATGCTCACCCCGCGTCTCGACCGACGCCCTCGACGAACGGCCAGACCCCCTCGACGTAGTAGCGATGGCCTCCCTGACCCTCGTAGAGGGCACAGCGGTCCGACGCGTCGGCCGCCCCGTAGATCGATTCCAGCCGATCGAACGCCCGGCGGGCGCCCTCGATCGGAAAGATGTGGTCGTCGACGCCGTTGACCGCGACGAACGGGCGAGGCGCGACGAGGCCGGCGATATCCCACTGTTCGCCGAGGCCGACGAGGCCGGGGACGTAGTTGCACTCGCAGTGGTCGATCGAGGCGATGGACGCCTCGAACGAACAGAAGTACGACGACACCGCCGCCGCGTCGACGCGCTCGTCGACGGCCGCCGCGAACAGCGCGGTCGCGCCGCCGCCGGAGTGGCCCGTCAGCACGACGCGGTCCTCGTCGAAGCGGTCCCGGGACTCCACGAAGTCGAGGAGGCGGGTCACGTCCCAGACGCGGTCGCCGGCCAGCGACCGCCCGAACAGCTGCGCGTGCAGTTGCAGGGTGTGACAGGTGCGATACCCCAGTTCCTCGTCCTCGCGGTTGGCGAGGTCGCCGAGTCCGCGGGTCGTCGGCGCGATCGCGGCGTACCCCCGTTCGACGGCTTGGACGGCCATGTCGCGCTCCTCCTCGCGGACCTGTCGGCGCTGTTCGGCCGTCCCCGGCCGGCCGGTGGCGACGGCGCGGCCGCCCTCGCCGTGTCCATGAAGAGTGATCGCCACGGGATACGGGGGGTCGCTGTCGTGGGGGAGGAGCACCGAGACGGGGAGTCGGAAGTTCGACTCGGTCCGCAGCCGCCACTCCTCGCGCCGGTGTGTCCCGCCGTCCGCGTGCGACTCACCGTCCA comes from Halosimplex halophilum and encodes:
- a CDS encoding alpha/beta hydrolase family protein, with product MDESEDEDGDGHLYPEGWTERLFRDHERRHAYDGETGDAFRAWQSEFRADLRSVLGLPTIEAAGVPPLSPERVERVDGESHADGGTHRREEWRLRTESNFRLPVSVLLPHDSDPPYPVAITLHGHGEGGRAVATGRPGTAEQRRQVREEERDMAVQAVERGYAAIAPTTRGLGDLANREDEELGYRTCHTLQLHAQLFGRSLAGDRVWDVTRLLDFVESRDRFDEDRVVLTGHSGGGATALFAAAVDERVDAAAVSSYFCSFEASIASIDHCECNYVPGLVGLGEQWDIAGLVAPRPFVAVNGVDDHIFPIEGARRAFDRLESIYGAADASDRCALYEGQGGHRYYVEGVWPFVEGVGRDAG
- a CDS encoding pectinesterase family protein codes for the protein MPDHDYDFVVASDGNGTFETVQAAVDAVPDFRDAETRILVRAGRYEEKLVVPTSKTNVTLVGEGPEETVLTHDDYNGKENRFGEPMGTTESSSCFLFGDDFTARDLAFENSAGRVGQAVATRVDGDRAVFENCRFLGNQDTLYVHGEDSRQYYRDCYVEGTVDFVFGWATAVFDGCEVVCKGESGYVTAASTPAADDFGLVFRDCDVCGDDDAESFYLGRPWRPHARTVFLHSYLGPHVEPAGWHNWDDPDKEETAFYAEYGNDGPGYRPDDRVAWSHQLSGSEADEYTLATVFGDWDPGERLASAGE
- the dgoD gene encoding galactonate dehydratase, yielding MRITDYQLYEVPPRWQLLKLETRDGRVGWGEPYTKWHYEGTAPSATPAAVDQMMEKYVLGADPAPIEDRWQAMYRSSFYRGGPIHMSAIAGIDQALWDLKGKEFGAPVYELLGGPARERVRAYQHVRAHRDDVEDPAAAAARAAEREVAAGFRALKLVPTGGLEPIDTPASVEAAADIVGAVREAVGPDVDVAVDFHGRASKAMARQLAAALEPHDPMFVEEPVTPDHDHALPRIAESTRLPIATGERLYTRSDFRPLLEADAVDVVQPDVSNAGGITETKKIADMAETYDVSVAPHCPMGPVCTAASLQVDAAVPNALVQEQILHSTDGAFRYVDNPGIFDVREGFIDVPEGPGLGVEIDEATVAEFDGRDLSFSRPLGRRADGSVGER
- a CDS encoding Gfo/Idh/MocA family protein, whose translation is MDDRSETLSVGLAGVGSLGIRLGRQFEELDGSELVALADVDEDSLAEAGAELSVPASSQYLDYGAMLDEEPLDAVGIATPNGLHYRQATAALDRDLHVLCEKPLATSVEDAYDLWSRAEASDRTFMVGYQRHFNPAYDLARERWALGDREPRFITGEITHDWQSYYETMEDWRMDPELSGGGHLLNVGTHVVDAILWTTGLTPTHVNAYVDFHDDDQIFDKQSSTIIEFEEGAMANVSDTGVVARTREHVHIWDEEGAVYLEGREWDDRTGTTIDADGTEHDPYSGYDRRLSKGRAFLDAVETGEAPPATALDGLKAVVVTMAAYESGRRNERLAIGEEFPFLDGVFE
- a CDS encoding glycoside hydrolase family 28 protein — its product is MTDSDGTRDVRDFGASGTGDERDTAALQSALDDCADAGGTVVVPPGEYLTGPLTVGGDTTLELQAGATLRFVRDHEAFPAREGRWEGWEQTGFHPCLLVEAAENVEITGRGTVDGQGDYWWQFYGVDDDELPESLAARLDEFHAANDKADDVSSFTLRPPLFQIDRSKNVSVSGVTLRNSPFWNTHVVYSDNVTFHDVNIENPHDAPNGDGMDIDSSRYVRVSDCYLNAGDDAICIKSGKDEEGREVGRPASQITVTNCTVEAGHGGVVIGSEMSGDVRDVTVSNCTFTDTDRGIRIKTQRGRGGVVEDLRFDTIVMRRVACPFTINGYYFMDIDSDPIPVDESTPMVRNVAYSNITARNVETAGFFAGLPEQRFENVSFSNVEIDATRPLDSTDLSPAMADGFDQRHGLFCKSIEDISFSNVRIRTAEAPALAFEETGRVSIDGLHVDPDQETPVVELRDVDETLVSGCEWAGEGPFLRVRGDDAGRLSLAGNHGDLAEGVERPDGDWV
- a CDS encoding DUF1349 domain-containing protein, with translation MNPDRRTFIRTLGAGSIAGLAGCSALSGGDETATPGDDAEPTPDEDGTPTPTAEPTETDTATDTGGGGGGEGPTIITMEAGGADIWNTTDLGHIYYAEVSGDFDARVQVSSLENTNPHAKAGLMARASLDPTSRNVMVRKRPGFGISPQWRPEDGASTTSTTSEQGAPLSRIEGGIMENANWQRLQRVGDTLRAFGSEDGEEWTLMVELTADQIELPDTVVLGLAATSHDNANATTAKFRNLSGVEPTDNQDLGAPIVSGSVSVAQAAVVSDLGADTAPTEATLRGTLESMGGADSVDVRFEYREATAEEWSETGSTSLSGTGEFEIGVSELTPRRYYRFRAIAATGDNEFGTVSQLFSTPSGSDGSSEEGPASSSNFDPSDGFADLADWVDDDTPLVVVDEPTRESLAAATSVPGPRVVVFETSGTIDLGAENLNVRNDKCWIAGQTAPSPGVTLIRGGLWVYGDDCVVQHLRVRPGTAGQDEGWQPDAIEVADDTSGNVVDHCTGTWGVDENINVGYDTSDSTMTNCLIAEPLNDATHVKGEHGYNSIIGDRAKNVTLAGNVYALGTDRNPRLKQGTETVVVNNFVHHYSDGMWADPETNHSIVGNVFEDPQTEQPNVFGEGSVYAEDNVQRDDADVPMIGEGISQLDSEPLWPEALEAVSSSEVRSHNLDNAGARPADRTETDQRIVEAVRNGEGGVIDHQDDVGGYPELEENTRSLDAPTTGLKAWLREQAVAVEP